The Calderihabitans maritimus genome segment ACTGCCCGGCATAATCCAGGAGATTTGGGCGAATACCCGGACGGACCTCAGCTTAACGGAGATAATTTCTCTTACCGCCGCCTTTAAAGAAGTGGAGGAAATATCCATAGAGGCTAAGACGGTGCCCGGGGAACCAACTTACATAAACGGGCTCAGCTATTGGAAGCCTGACCACGAACAACTGCAAAAAATCATCGATGCTTTTACCCGCCACTAAAAAATTGGTACTAAATTATTTAAAAAAAGTGCAAGAAAAACTATCTTTCTATCGTATTTATAGGTGAGGGTAGCAAATGAAGGTAAACGTACTAGGAACCAGGGTCGATGCTCTTGATACAGAACAAGTTGTACAGGAGATTGCTCGTTTCATAGCAGAAGGTAATCCTCATCAGGTCGTGACCCTCAACGCCGAAATCCTGTATCGGGCGCAGCGAGACCAGGCCCTCAAGGAACTGATTAACACGGCCGACCTGGTAACGCCGGACGGAGCAGGGGTAGTCTGGGCCGCCCGGCGCCTGAAACAGCCGGTGCCAGAGAGAGTGACGGGGATAGACCTGATGTACCGGCTGGTGAAGGAAGCGGAACGTACCGGTTGGCGGCTGTTTCTCTTCGGCGCCGCACCGGGAGTGGCGGAGGAGGCCGCCCGCAATCTTAAAAAAAATTACCCGAAATTGCAAATAGCGGGAACCTTTCACGGTTATCCCGCGTCCAATGAAGAAGAGGCCCTGCTGTCAAAAATCCGGCAGGCACGTCCTCACATCCTATTCGTAGCTCTAGGGGCCCCCCGTCAGGAATACTGGATACGCAGGCACATGCAGGAATTAAACGTTCCGGTTTCCATAGGAGTGGGGGGCAGCTTTGACGTCATAGCGGGAAGAAAGAAGAGGGCCCCCAAATGGATGCAGCGCCTGCACCTGGAGTGGCTGTTTCGCCTGCTTCAGGAACCCTGGCGCTACAAACGCATGTTGGTTCTGCCCCGGCTGGTTTTCCTGGTTTTGAAAGAATCTATTTTTCCCAAAATTTCCTGAGGTTTGTGCCTCATGGGACCGGTTGACTTGTCTGGGGGCTGTGTTATAATTAGGAAGTAGTCAGGCAAAATGCTCTAAAATAACTATAATGAACCAAGCGAGTGAAAATTATACATAAAACGACACATCGGTTACATTTAACGTAAAATTTTGGCTAAAAATAGCAGGAAATTTTCATCTGAAGGTGTAATAAACATTAGGATGGCGCCTTTGTTCTTTGACATTTTCCATACGGCTTGCTAAAGGGTTACAACCTTTAGATTTTAATGAGCTTCAAAAATATTTGAAAGGAGGGATGGCTCAGGGTAGTGAAGCAGTTCCTCAAACAGTGTAAAAGGTTTTAGAGAGAGAAAGAGGAGAAACCAAAAAAGGAAGAAAAGGGGGATTTAAGAAGAATGAAGAGGTACTCTAAGTTACTTGTACTCTTAGTCGTAGCAGCATTCGTCCTCAGCCTGGCCGGCGTAGCCAGTGCCGCTGTATTCAGCGACATTGACGATTCCCCGGCAAAAGGTGACATTGTCAAATTAAATGCACTCGGAATCATCAACGGCTATCCCGACGGGACTTTCAAGCCCGGTGCTACTATTACCCGTGCAGAATTTGCCAAGATTGCGGTTATTGCTGCCGGCTATACCGAGAAAGAGGCCGACATGCTGGCAAGCGTCAGCCAGTACACTGACGTGCCTGCTAACGAGTGGTATACCGGGTGGATCAACCTGGCTACCGCCAAGGGATTGGTGAAAGGTTACGGCGACGGACGTTTTGGTCCTAACGACGAGGTAACTTACGAGCAGGTTGTAACAGTCTTAATGAGACTGCTGGGCTATGATGACAGGCTTTCCGGTGAATGGCCCTATGACTACCTGATTGAAGCTGCCAAGATCGAACTAATTAAAGACGTTACCTTTGTAACTGGTACGCCTGCACCTCGTGGGGACGTAGCCATTCTGACTTCTACTGCCCTTGATACGAACGTAGCTAACTGGGATGATGAGAAGGAAGACTTTGTAGTTGATACCACTACCACTTTGTTGGCTGAAAACTTCTCCGGCAAGTCCTTTGTTCAAGACCTGACGGTAACCGGATGGAAAGTTGATAATGACGGCAAGTTTGTTATCACTGTAGATACTCAAGATACCAACCTGACCGAGGCTACTTTAGCAGAAGATGCCAACATTGTGGGCGGTCTAATCGTGCCCTACTTGGTCAACCATAAAGTAGATGTGGTTTATAATGAAGATGACGATGAGATTGCCTACATCAACGTTAAGTCTACCCTGCTGAAGAGCGACGACGTTGAGAAAAACGATGATGGAGACATCGAAGTTGACGGCACAGCCTACGAAAATCCGGATAACCTGGATGTTCCTCTAGGTGAATACTTCAAGGTATACCTCAACGACGATAATGAAGTTTATAAGATAGTAGCAGTAACTAACGGCGGCAACCCGGTTCTGTTCAAGGAATATGACGCAGATACGGATGTAATTTCCTTCAAGAATGACGCGGCGGGTCCCTTCGACCTGGATAATTATGATGAAGAAGATGTTCTGATTGTGAAGGACGGCCAGATTGCCGACATTGACGACCTGGTAGAAAACGATGTTGTTTACGTAACTGAAGATACCAATGGTAATTATCATGGACTCAAGCTGTATCTTGAAGCCTTCTCCTTCAGCAACAGCGGCGAGCTGGTCAGCGCTTACAAGGAAGACGGTAAGGTTGTTGAGCTGAAGATTGGCAGCAAGAAGTACTCTATGACCGAAGCTAGTGTAAAGATATCCACCGACAACGGTGACGAATTCGGTGCTTTCGATTACGACAAGCTCATTGACGCTTTCGGCACAACGGTTAAGTTCGCCGTTGACAAGCAGAACAAACTCGTTTACATCGCTGCCGATATTGATGAAGAAGAACCTACTGAACTGTACGGATCCTTTGTTGATGTAGTGGACGTCAACTATAAAGATCAAGTGACCAAGGTCAAGCTCTTTACCGAGAACGGCAGCACTGTAACTTACAGTGTTGACCTGGACGAAATTACGCCTATCTATGAAAATGATGGTGTAACTGAAGCTGTATACCTTGGCAGTGACAAGTTTGTTACCGATACTTTTGTACAGTTCTCCCTTAACGATGCTGGAGAAATTGAAGCTTTGACCGCTTTGACTACCAACGGAGCGATAACTGCCGCTGACGCTGACACCAATAGGGTTAAAATTAATGGTAACTGGTATTTCGTAACTGATAATACCGTAATTATTAACACCGACTATAACGATGCTGACGATGATAAGGAAGCTGACCTGGAAGACGTAGCTGACTTCCTAAGCTACGCTGAAGATAATGCTTCTGACCTTAATCCTATTGCCGTAGTATTCAAGGAAGATGGAAATGAAGTCGAGTACCTGTTGATCAGCGAAGAGTTAACTGTGACTGAAGAGGGCGAGTACGGTATAGTCACCGACCTGTACAGCATTGGTGAAGATGATTACGTAGAAATTGACGGTACTCGTTACGAGCTTGCTACCGGCGGTCTCAATGGTGCCGCAGTGGATGACTTCGTGAAGTACGATCTCGTTGACGGTAAGGTCACATTGACC includes the following:
- a CDS encoding WecB/TagA/CpsF family glycosyltransferase; its protein translation is MKVNVLGTRVDALDTEQVVQEIARFIAEGNPHQVVTLNAEILYRAQRDQALKELINTADLVTPDGAGVVWAARRLKQPVPERVTGIDLMYRLVKEAERTGWRLFLFGAAPGVAEEAARNLKKNYPKLQIAGTFHGYPASNEEEALLSKIRQARPHILFVALGAPRQEYWIRRHMQELNVPVSIGVGGSFDVIAGRKKRAPKWMQRLHLEWLFRLLQEPWRYKRMLVLPRLVFLVLKESIFPKIS
- a CDS encoding S-layer homology domain-containing protein, with the protein product MKRYSKLLVLLVVAAFVLSLAGVASAAVFSDIDDSPAKGDIVKLNALGIINGYPDGTFKPGATITRAEFAKIAVIAAGYTEKEADMLASVSQYTDVPANEWYTGWINLATAKGLVKGYGDGRFGPNDEVTYEQVVTVLMRLLGYDDRLSGEWPYDYLIEAAKIELIKDVTFVTGTPAPRGDVAILTSTALDTNVANWDDEKEDFVVDTTTTLLAENFSGKSFVQDLTVTGWKVDNDGKFVITVDTQDTNLTEATLAEDANIVGGLIVPYLVNHKVDVVYNEDDDEIAYINVKSTLLKSDDVEKNDDGDIEVDGTAYENPDNLDVPLGEYFKVYLNDDNEVYKIVAVTNGGNPVLFKEYDADTDVISFKNDAAGPFDLDNYDEEDVLIVKDGQIADIDDLVENDVVYVTEDTNGNYHGLKLYLEAFSFSNSGELVSAYKEDGKVVELKIGSKKYSMTEASVKISTDNGDEFGAFDYDKLIDAFGTTVKFAVDKQNKLVYIAADIDEEEPTELYGSFVDVVDVNYKDQVTKVKLFTENGSTVTYSVDLDEITPIYENDGVTEAVYLGSDKFVTDTFVQFSLNDAGEIEALTALTTNGAITAADADTNRVKINGNWYFVTDNTVIINTDYNDADDDKEADLEDVADFLSYAEDNASDLNPIAVVFKEDGNEVEYLLISEELTVTEEGEYGIVTDLYSIGEDDYVEIDGTRYELATGGLNGAAVDDFVKYDLVDGKVTLTVEFDADADHTAEKKAVTDRDLSNNAIEIADYWYLFDGDTVVVDYTGDDPEYSTVSSVAVDDNVVFVEYGEGDDKPEDTLKFIFIVE